In Bicyclus anynana chromosome 1, ilBicAnyn1.1, whole genome shotgun sequence, a single window of DNA contains:
- the LOC112053740 gene encoding ras-related GTP-binding protein C: protein MSYQDEYVGSFPKDFSYGPFEQNGENDNASLQEDHKPRILLMGLRRSGKSSIQKVVFHKMSPNETLFLESTNKIVKDDINNSSFVQFQIWDFPGQIDFFDSTFDSDTIFGGCGALVFVIDAQDDYQDALDKLQLTVTKAYRVNSNIKFEVFIHKVDGLNDDYKMESQRDIHHRATEDLGEAGLDHVHLSFHLTSIYDHSIFEAFSKVVQKLIPQLPTLENLLNILISNSGIEKAFLFDVVSKIYIATDSSPVDMQSYELCCDMIDVVIDISCIYGMVDEAEVSTTFNSQSSSLIKLNNGTVLYLREVNNFLALVCILREENFQKQGVIDYNFLCFRDAITQVFELRNKAQNAAQSVRDQQNAEDLPNGAGESPDNATDHLQTQIP from the exons atg AGTTATCAGGATGAATACGTGGGTTCTTTTCCAAAGGACTTCAGTTACGGCCCCTTTGAGCAAAATGGAGAAAATGACAACGCCTCTCTTCAGGAAGATCATAAGCCTCGAATACTTCTCATGGGCCTCAGGCG GTCTGGGAAATCATCAATACAAAAAGTAGTCTTTCACAAAATGTCACCAAATGAGACCTTGTTTCTAGAATCAACTAACAAAATAGTTAAGGATGACATAAACAACAGCAGTTTTGTACAGTTTCAAATATGGGACTTCCCCGGCcagattgatttttttgattctaCGTTTGATTCTGACACAATTTTTGGTGGATGTGGTGCTTTAGTGTTCGTCATTGACGCACAG gATGACTATCAAGATGCACTGGATAAATTGCAGTTGACTGTCACCAAAGCATACAGAGTGAACAGTAATATAAAGTTTGAAGTGTTTATCCATAAG gtTGATGGCCTTAATGATGATTACAAGATGGAATCCCAAAGAGACATACACCACAGAGCCACAGAAGACCTTGGGGAAGCAGGACTCGATCATGTACATTTGTCATTTCATTTGACCTCTATCTATGACCACTCCATATTTGAAGCGTTCAGTAAAGTTGTCCAGAAACTGATACCACAATTACCTACTTtggaaaatcttttaaatatacttatatca aaCTCTGGAATTGAAAAGGCATTCCTCTTTGACGTAGTTTCCAAGATCTACATAGCGACAGACAGTTCTCCAGTGGATATGCAGAGCTATGAATTATGCTGTGATATGATTGATGTAGTTATTGATATTTCATGTATATATGG GATGGTAGATGAAGCCGAAGTGAGTACAACTTTCAACAGTCAAAGCTCGAGCCTCATAAAGCTGAACAACGGGACAGTGCTGTACTTGCGTGAAGTTAACAATTTCCTTGCACTCGTTTGCATTCTCCGTGAAGAAAATTTCCAGAAACAAG GTGTCATTGATTATAACTTCTTGTGTTTCCGAGATGCAATAACTCAAGTATTCGAGTTGAGGAACAAAGCACAAAACGCCGCACAGTCTGTCAGGGATCAGCAAAACGCAGAGGACTTGCCGAACGGCGCGGGAGAGTCCCCAGACAATGCTACAGACCATTTACAGACTCAGATACCATAA